Proteins from one Camelina sativa cultivar DH55 chromosome 8, Cs, whole genome shotgun sequence genomic window:
- the LOC109125908 gene encoding uncharacterized protein LOC109125908, giving the protein MVEQILTNLGDRFSVKDMGDVSYFLGIEAIRTKYGLHLNQRKYVLDLLVKMKMQDAKPVATPMVTTPKLTLAGKPHSNPTEYRTLVGSLQYLSFTRPDIAYAINRLSHFMHAPTSDHWQAAKRVLHYLTSTSSYCLFFKKGKPLTLHCFSDADWAGDVSDCVSTNAYIIYLGGQPISWSAKKQKGVARSYTEVGYRAVANAASELMWICSLLSDLDSHGLPHLPSTVITLVPPTSVLTQFFTPA; this is encoded by the coding sequence ATGGTTGAACAAATTCTCACCAACCTTGGCGATCGCTTCTCAGTCAAGGACATGGGTGATGTGTCCTATTTTTTAGGCATTGAAGCGATTCGTACGAAGTATGGTTTACACCTCAATCAACGCAAGTATGTGTTAGATTTGTTGGTCAAAATGAAAATGCAGGATGCAAAACCAGTAGCTACACCAATGGTCACGACCCCGAAACTCACATTGGCTGGCAAACCACATTCAAATCCCACTGAGTATCGCACCTTAGTTGGCAGTCTCCAATACCTCTCGTTCACCAGACCGGACATTGCGTACGCCATTAATCGCCTATCGCACTTTATGCACGCACCCACATCGGATCATTGGCAAGCAGCAAAACGTGTGCTACACTATCTTACCAGTACAAGTTCTTACTGTCTGTTTTTCAAGAAGGGCAAGCCCCTCACACTCCACTGTTTCTCCGATGCTGACTGGGCAGGTGATGTTTCCGATTGTGTCTCTACTAATGcttatattatttatcttgGTGGTCAGCCAATATCTTGGTCTGCTAAGAAACAGAAGGGTGTTGCAAGATCATATACTGAAGTTGGGTATAGAGCTGTTGCCAATGCCGCTTCTGAACTCATGTGGATATGTTCTCTACTCTCTGATTTGGACTCTCACGGACTGCCTCACCTACCATCTACTGTGATAACATTGGTGCCACCTACCTCTGTGCTAACCCAGTTTTTCACTCCCGCATGA
- the LOC104709334 gene encoding uncharacterized protein LOC104709334, with the protein MSQSDNSPVNTTVNATSETVTPNSEALLNVNMTNVTRLTSTNYIMWSRQVYALIDGYGLASYLEGSKALHADTIMIDGTSSPNPAYINCLRQDKLLYSALLGAISISIVPIISRAHTTDEIWTTLASTYAKPSRGHIRQIKIQHKNWKKDTKTIDAYLQGLTTRFDELALLSKPLDHEDQVELILEGLPEEYKTIIDQVEGHDTPPNLTELHEKLINHESKLLTTQPLMTTPISTHIALPQRTNTNPRSQHRFTPRNNNWTPSSRHPNDFREPRPYLGCNAPKPSYGRTNHRPARWSSQSDNCPRSGRGSTNELGSPASQSTGIRLSPTCIP; encoded by the coding sequence ATGTCTCAATCTGACAACTCTCCTGTTAACACCACCGTGAATGCAACCTCTGAAACCGTAACACCGAATTCTGAAGCTCTTCTCAATGTCAATATGACAAATGTTACACGGCTCACCTCTACCAACTACATCATGTGGAGTCGTCAAGTCTATGCTCTTATTGATGGGTATGGTCTTGCTTCTTACCTTGAAGGATCTAAGGCATTGCATGCCGACACTATCATGATTGATGGCACCAGCTCCCCCAATCCTGCGTACATCAATTGTCTCCGTCAAGACAAGCTTCTCTATAGTGCACTCCTCGGTGCtatctccatctccatcgtGCCGATCATCTCTCGTGCTCACACCACTGATGAGATCTGGACCACCCTTGCCTCCACCTATGCCAAACCAAGTCGTGGTCACATCCGTCAAATCAAGATCCAACACAAGAACTGGAAGAAGGATACCAAAACGATCGATGCGTATCTTCAAGGCCTTACCACCCGTTTTGATGAACTGGCGCTTTTGAGTAAGCCTCTTGATCACGAAGACCAAGTGGAACTTATCCTTGAAGGTCTTCCGGAAGAGTACAAGACCATCATCGACCAAGTCGAAGGTCATGATACACCACCGAATCTCACTGAACTCCATGAGAAACTCATCAACCATGAGTCCAAATTGCTGACAACACAACCTCTCATGACTACACCAATCAGCACCCACATTGCTCTGCCTCAACGTACCAACACCAATCCTCGCTCACAGCATCGGTTCACTCCACGCAACAACAACTGGACTCCCTCGTCTCGTCATCCCAATGACTTCAGAGAACCCCGTCCGTATCTCGgttgtaacgcccccaaaccTTCCTATGGTCGGACTAACCACAGACCGGCCCGGTGGTCATCACAATCAGACAATTGCCCGCGATCCGGCCGAGGTTCCACAAACGAATTAGGTTCCCCAGCCAGTCAGTCCACTGGCATTCGTCTATCCCCTACGTGCATtccttag